A single Mytilus trossulus isolate FHL-02 chromosome 12, PNRI_Mtr1.1.1.hap1, whole genome shotgun sequence DNA region contains:
- the LOC134692772 gene encoding tRNA pseudouridine synthase-like 1 isoform X2: MGRFLFYFSYVGTRYRGLQRQSTTGIDDTVQGRLVDFTRDVLRRDLRDPTATLSSLVSSRTDVGVHALNNTITVDFPDRKLNGEQHDLMSIQKILNMKLGKKGEEISPPFSMDKFLQAAEVMCGTNNFTSFTSVKKIKEEFKNPVRTVSINVKRGAPYMAGSTEECQEKLEFWDVHIISKSFMYKQIRRMVNGLVAVACDMCSVEDLKQTLKDPAHKVKILERSFPPWALFLNNVEYYPKDLIYPGPLPQLQKEYRTLTKTLQKYMHLQGYNNDIRDRTLDTINVPDSFSVPNNEESKKNNEINSIEQISDSDSLHCVGEALTVNEFSECISQSVCSNESVLTSSKEIVDSGIQINSKG; encoded by the exons ATGGGACgttttttgttctatttctcATATGTTGGCACTCGTTACAG aggcTTACAGAGACAGAGTACCACTGGCATTGATGACACTGTTCAAGGAAGACTTGTG GATTTTACCAGAGATGTGTTAAGGCGTGACCTTCGTGACCCTACAGCAACATTGTCATCATTGGTGTCCAGTAGAACAGATGTAGGGGTGCATGCATTGAATAACACAATAACTGTTGATTTTCCAGACAG aaaactaAATGGAGAACAACATGATCTTATGTcgatacaaaaaatattaaatatgaagcTTGGgaagaaaggagaagaaataaG CCCACCATTCAGCATGGATAAGTTTCTACAAGCAGCAGAGGTTATGTGTGGAACAAATAATTTCACATCATTTACCAGCgtgaagaaaataaaagaagaattcAAAAATCCAGTACGAACAGTTTCAATCAATGTAAAAAGAGGTGCTCCTTACATGGCAGGATCCACAGAAGAATGTCAAGAGAAACTGGAATTCTGGGATGTGCATATTATCAGTAAATCTTTTATGTATAAACAG ATTAGAAGAATGGTGAATGGTTTAGTAGCAGTAGCCTGTGACATGTGTAGTGTGGAAGATCTGAAACAAACTCTAAAAGATCCAGCTCATAAAGTAAAAATACTGGAAAGGTCCTTCCCACCATGGGCTTTGTTTCTAAATAATGTGGAATACTATCCTAAAG accTGATTTATCCAGGACCCCTTCCACAACTTCAAAAGGAATATAGAACATTGACAAAAACTCttcaaaaatatatgcatttacAAGGCTATAATAATGATATTAGAGACAGAACATTGGATACAATTAATGTGCCAGATAGCTTTAGTGTTCCTAACAACGAGGAGAGTAAGAAGAACAATGAAATTAATTCTATAGAGCAAATTAGTGACAGTGATTCTTTACATTGTGTTGGAGAAGCGTTAACTGTAAATGAATTCAGCGAATGTATATCTCAAAGTGTATGTAGTAATGAATCTGTACTAACCAGTAGTAAAGAAATTGTAGATTCTGGTATACAAATAAATTCTAAAGGATAA
- the LOC134692772 gene encoding tRNA pseudouridine synthase-like 1 isoform X1 — MGRFLFYFSYVGTRYRGLQRQSTTGIDDTVQGRLVDFTRDVLRRDLRDPTATLSSLVSSRTDVGVHALNNTITVDFPDRKLNGEQHDLMSIQKILNMKLGKKGEEIRVHSIQQVADNFRCFGKPYRRHYIYRLGIFKDSAAASSGTPLPIIDRGFVHLLHPPFSMDKFLQAAEVMCGTNNFTSFTSVKKIKEEFKNPVRTVSINVKRGAPYMAGSTEECQEKLEFWDVHIISKSFMYKQIRRMVNGLVAVACDMCSVEDLKQTLKDPAHKVKILERSFPPWALFLNNVEYYPKDLIYPGPLPQLQKEYRTLTKTLQKYMHLQGYNNDIRDRTLDTINVPDSFSVPNNEESKKNNEINSIEQISDSDSLHCVGEALTVNEFSECISQSVCSNESVLTSSKEIVDSGIQINSKG; from the exons ATGGGACgttttttgttctatttctcATATGTTGGCACTCGTTACAG aggcTTACAGAGACAGAGTACCACTGGCATTGATGACACTGTTCAAGGAAGACTTGTG GATTTTACCAGAGATGTGTTAAGGCGTGACCTTCGTGACCCTACAGCAACATTGTCATCATTGGTGTCCAGTAGAACAGATGTAGGGGTGCATGCATTGAATAACACAATAACTGTTGATTTTCCAGACAG aaaactaAATGGAGAACAACATGATCTTATGTcgatacaaaaaatattaaatatgaagcTTGGgaagaaaggagaagaaataaG agttCACAGTATACAGCAGGTAGCGGATAATTTCCGCTGTTTTGGTAAACCGTACAGAAGACATTATATCTACAGATTAGGTATCTTCAAAGATTCAGCAGCCGCCAGCAGCGGTACACCACTACCAATCATTGACAGGGGCTTTGTACATCTTTTACA CCCACCATTCAGCATGGATAAGTTTCTACAAGCAGCAGAGGTTATGTGTGGAACAAATAATTTCACATCATTTACCAGCgtgaagaaaataaaagaagaattcAAAAATCCAGTACGAACAGTTTCAATCAATGTAAAAAGAGGTGCTCCTTACATGGCAGGATCCACAGAAGAATGTCAAGAGAAACTGGAATTCTGGGATGTGCATATTATCAGTAAATCTTTTATGTATAAACAG ATTAGAAGAATGGTGAATGGTTTAGTAGCAGTAGCCTGTGACATGTGTAGTGTGGAAGATCTGAAACAAACTCTAAAAGATCCAGCTCATAAAGTAAAAATACTGGAAAGGTCCTTCCCACCATGGGCTTTGTTTCTAAATAATGTGGAATACTATCCTAAAG accTGATTTATCCAGGACCCCTTCCACAACTTCAAAAGGAATATAGAACATTGACAAAAACTCttcaaaaatatatgcatttacAAGGCTATAATAATGATATTAGAGACAGAACATTGGATACAATTAATGTGCCAGATAGCTTTAGTGTTCCTAACAACGAGGAGAGTAAGAAGAACAATGAAATTAATTCTATAGAGCAAATTAGTGACAGTGATTCTTTACATTGTGTTGGAGAAGCGTTAACTGTAAATGAATTCAGCGAATGTATATCTCAAAGTGTATGTAGTAATGAATCTGTACTAACCAGTAGTAAAGAAATTGTAGATTCTGGTATACAAATAAATTCTAAAGGATAA